Proteins from a genomic interval of Mesobacillus sp. S13:
- a CDS encoding thiamine phosphate synthase, which produces MKKQLHVISDGKLTLKAFADIAGKINPFIDRFHLREKKLTAKEIAAGVEMLLNKGIPSEKIVVNDRADVAWSYNTCVQLAYHSLPIALVKQQFPGIRAGCSVHSYSDALEAVREGADFLLYGHIFETQSKEGLPGKGLHELTAIKEIVDIPVIVIGGIKPRNVESAISAGADGAAVMSGILQSNDPVHAAWCYSQKIKQGGTLHEKDL; this is translated from the coding sequence ATGAAAAAACAACTGCATGTCATATCAGACGGAAAGCTCACATTAAAAGCATTTGCCGACATTGCCGGGAAAATCAACCCATTCATTGACAGATTTCATTTGCGTGAAAAAAAGCTCACTGCAAAGGAAATCGCCGCGGGAGTCGAAATGCTTCTTAATAAAGGAATACCTTCCGAAAAAATCGTTGTCAATGATCGAGCCGATGTCGCCTGGTCATATAACACCTGCGTCCAGCTCGCCTATCATAGCCTTCCAATCGCCCTTGTCAAACAACAATTCCCGGGAATCAGGGCTGGCTGTTCCGTTCATTCATACAGTGATGCCCTTGAGGCAGTAAGAGAAGGTGCAGACTTTCTTCTTTATGGCCATATTTTTGAGACTCAGTCAAAAGAGGGCCTGCCGGGGAAAGGCCTTCACGAACTGACAGCGATAAAAGAAATTGTGGATATTCCCGTTATTGTCATTGGCGGCATTAAGCCTAGAAACGTCGAGTCGGCAATATCGGCCGGGGCAGACGGAGCAGCTGTGATGTCAGGAATCCTTCAATCCAATGATCCCGTTCATGCCGCTTGGTGCTATTCACAAAAAATCAAGCAAGGAGGTACTCTGCATGAAAAAGACTTATGA
- a CDS encoding NUDIX hydrolase encodes MQRVTNCVLVKDEKILLLQKPRRNWWVAPGGKMEPGETVKDSCVREFREETGIYLRNPQIKGIFTFVIKEDDQVVSEWMMFTFYATEADGINLDECEEGTLEWHGFDDIKDLPMAAGDHHILEYMVHGQGIIYGTFTYTPDFELINYRLDPN; translated from the coding sequence ATGCAGCGAGTGACGAATTGTGTTTTAGTAAAAGATGAAAAAATTTTACTGCTGCAAAAGCCGCGCCGAAATTGGTGGGTGGCTCCAGGCGGAAAAATGGAACCAGGAGAAACCGTGAAGGATTCGTGTGTCAGGGAATTCCGTGAAGAAACAGGGATCTATCTTCGCAATCCTCAAATCAAAGGGATTTTTACATTTGTCATCAAGGAAGATGATCAAGTCGTATCGGAATGGATGATGTTCACGTTTTACGCTACTGAGGCAGATGGAATCAACCTGGATGAATGTGAGGAAGGAACCCTTGAATGGCATGGGTTTGATGACATCAAAGACCTGCCAATGGCAGCGGGAGACCATCACATATTGGAATACATGGTCCATGGACAAGGAATTATCTATGGCACCTTTACTTATACACCGGATTTTGAGCTGATCAACTACAGGCTCGATCCAAACTGA
- a CDS encoding thiazole synthase codes for MLKIGPYEFNSRLLLGTGKYPDFDIQRKAVEESGTEVLTFAVRRMNIFEANQPNFLEQLDLKKYKLLPNTAGAKTAEEAVRIARLSKASGLCDMVKVEVIGCDKTLLPDPVETLRASEILLNEGFIVLPYTSDDVVLARKLQELGCHAVMPCASPIGSGQGIINPLYLKFIIEQATVPVIVDAGIGSPADAAASMELGADGVLLNTAVSSANDPVKMAKAMKLAVEAGRFGFEAGRMPKKHYASASSPAEGMIFS; via the coding sequence ATGCTAAAAATTGGACCATACGAATTCAACTCCCGTTTATTGCTCGGGACCGGGAAATACCCAGACTTTGATATCCAAAGGAAAGCTGTAGAGGAATCCGGCACAGAGGTGCTTACTTTTGCTGTTCGGCGCATGAATATCTTCGAGGCAAACCAGCCCAATTTTCTCGAACAGCTAGATTTAAAGAAATACAAGCTCCTTCCAAACACAGCAGGAGCTAAGACCGCAGAGGAAGCTGTCCGGATTGCGAGACTTTCCAAGGCCTCGGGTCTCTGTGATATGGTGAAGGTTGAAGTCATCGGCTGTGACAAAACCCTCCTCCCTGACCCGGTCGAGACACTAAGAGCTTCAGAAATTCTATTAAATGAAGGATTCATCGTTCTGCCTTACACGTCAGACGATGTTGTTCTGGCAAGGAAGCTGCAGGAGCTCGGCTGCCATGCCGTCATGCCTTGCGCCTCGCCAATCGGCTCTGGACAGGGAATCATCAACCCTCTTTATCTGAAATTCATCATTGAGCAGGCAACCGTACCGGTGATTGTCGACGCCGGGATTGGCAGTCCGGCAGATGCTGCTGCTTCCATGGAACTCGGAGCGGATGGTGTCTTGCTGAATACTGCCGTCTCTTCAGCGAATGATCCGGTAAAAATGGCTAAAGCTATGAAGCTAGCAGTAGAAGCGGGCAGATTTGGTTTCGAGGCCGGAAGAATGCCGAAAAAGCATTACGCTTCCGCCAGCAGCCCTGCTGAAGGGATGATCTTTAGTTGA
- the thiO gene encoding glycine oxidase ThiO, with the protein MKKTYDAIIIGGGINGSSIAYQLSKRGRSVAVIEKGRLAGKASGAAAGILGAQTELTDDGPLFQFARKSRAMFPVLARELEELSGVHVGLQNKGMYRVAATEKEAFDLKALIEFQTRSGEKAEWLAIEELMEWEPNVSSSLLGAMFIPEDGQVDARELTIAFAKAAMVNGVEFYEFTSVNDLIIENEKILGVKTDHGPVYADSVVVATGAWSPFLTEKTGLSLPISPVKGECFSVLTDKPLIKGTIFSHGCYIVPKKSGRLIVGATVKPNTFDERVTVDGISTLMEKAKLLVPGIADSEMERAWTGIRPLSEDGLPFLGEHPSCRNLFIAAGHFRNGILLSPATGELMADLLDGKTKDSGPFRLSRITESVRA; encoded by the coding sequence ATGAAAAAGACTTATGATGCCATCATAATTGGCGGCGGCATCAATGGCAGTTCGATTGCCTATCAATTATCAAAACGAGGACGAAGTGTCGCCGTCATAGAAAAAGGACGGCTGGCTGGCAAAGCATCCGGCGCAGCAGCCGGGATTTTGGGAGCTCAAACAGAGCTTACCGATGATGGGCCCTTATTCCAATTCGCCAGAAAAAGCCGAGCCATGTTCCCTGTATTGGCAAGAGAGCTTGAAGAGCTTTCGGGTGTCCATGTCGGCTTACAGAATAAAGGCATGTACAGGGTGGCTGCAACCGAAAAGGAAGCCTTTGACTTAAAAGCATTAATAGAGTTTCAGACAAGATCTGGTGAGAAAGCAGAATGGCTGGCCATTGAAGAATTAATGGAATGGGAGCCAAATGTTTCAAGCAGCCTGCTTGGAGCCATGTTCATCCCGGAAGACGGCCAGGTGGATGCGCGTGAGTTGACCATTGCCTTCGCAAAAGCAGCGATGGTGAACGGCGTAGAGTTTTACGAGTTTACGAGTGTTAATGATTTGATCATTGAGAATGAAAAAATATTGGGCGTAAAAACCGACCATGGTCCTGTTTATGCAGATTCAGTCGTGGTCGCAACAGGCGCATGGAGCCCCTTTTTAACAGAGAAAACCGGTCTTTCCCTGCCAATTTCTCCTGTAAAAGGAGAGTGCTTTTCCGTGCTTACAGATAAGCCGCTCATCAAGGGAACTATTTTTTCTCATGGATGCTATATCGTCCCAAAGAAATCCGGGAGGCTTATTGTCGGTGCAACAGTAAAGCCGAATACCTTTGATGAAAGAGTCACAGTAGATGGAATCTCCACCCTTATGGAAAAAGCAAAGCTCCTTGTGCCCGGCATTGCCGATTCCGAAATGGAGCGGGCGTGGACCGGGATTCGGCCCCTTTCCGAAGACGGCTTGCCTTTTTTGGGGGAGCATCCATCATGCCGTAATTTATTTATTGCAGCCGGGCATTTTCGGAATGGGATTTTGTTGTCCCCTGCAACCGGGGAACTGATGGCGGATTTGCTGGATGGGAAAACGAAGGATTCTGGACCCTTCCGGCTGTCACGGATTACTGAGAGCGTAAGAGCATGA
- the trxB gene encoding thioredoxin-disulfide reductase translates to MSEEKIYDVIIIGAGPAGMTAAVYTSRANLSTLMLERGVPGGQMANTEEVENYPGFDHILGPELSTKMFDHAKKFGAEYAYGDVKEVIDGKEYKTIKAGNKEYKARSIIISAGAEYKKLGVPGEQELGGRGVSYCAVCDGAFFKNKELVVVGGGDSAVEEGVYLTRFASKVTIVHRRDELRAQKILQDRAFANDKIDFIWNHTVKQINDKDGKVGSVTLVSTQDGAEQEFVADGVFIYIGMVPLTKPFESLGITNSNGYIETNERMETKVPGIFAAGDIREKTLRQIVTATGDGSIAAQNAQHYVEELVEELKANA, encoded by the coding sequence ATGTCAGAAGAGAAAATTTATGACGTCATTATCATCGGAGCTGGACCAGCTGGGATGACGGCAGCTGTTTATACATCACGTGCGAACTTGTCTACATTGATGCTAGAGCGCGGGGTGCCAGGCGGACAAATGGCCAATACAGAAGAAGTGGAAAACTACCCGGGATTTGACCACATTCTTGGACCTGAGCTATCGACTAAAATGTTCGACCACGCGAAAAAGTTCGGTGCGGAATATGCTTACGGCGATGTAAAAGAAGTCATCGACGGCAAAGAATATAAAACAATCAAGGCTGGCAACAAGGAATACAAAGCGCGCTCCATCATCATCTCTGCAGGAGCGGAGTACAAAAAGCTTGGCGTTCCTGGCGAGCAGGAGTTAGGCGGCCGCGGTGTATCTTACTGTGCGGTTTGTGATGGCGCATTTTTCAAAAATAAAGAACTTGTTGTGGTCGGCGGCGGAGACTCAGCGGTAGAAGAAGGCGTGTACTTGACTCGCTTCGCTTCAAAAGTGACAATCGTTCACCGCCGTGACGAGCTTCGTGCCCAAAAAATCCTTCAGGACCGTGCATTTGCCAATGACAAAATTGATTTTATTTGGAATCATACAGTCAAGCAGATCAACGATAAAGATGGCAAGGTCGGCAGCGTGACCCTTGTTTCAACACAGGACGGCGCTGAGCAGGAATTCGTGGCAGATGGCGTATTCATCTACATCGGAATGGTTCCTTTGACAAAGCCGTTCGAAAGCCTCGGCATCACGAACAGCAATGGCTATATCGAAACGAACGAGCGTATGGAAACGAAAGTGCCTGGCATCTTCGCAGCTGGCGACATCCGTGAAAAAACGCTACGCCAGATCGTTACAGCTACAGGCGATGGCAGTATCGCGGCGCAAAACGCACAGCACTATGTAGAAGAATTGGTTGAAGAATTGAAAGCAAACGCATAA
- the thiS gene encoding sulfur carrier protein ThiS, protein MELIINGERMNIPSQIKTASELLNYFQLEEKVLIVELNEAILEKSAHQDTRLSDGDRIEIVHFVGGG, encoded by the coding sequence ATGGAGCTGATTATAAACGGGGAAAGGATGAACATTCCCAGCCAAATTAAAACTGCTTCAGAACTATTAAACTATTTTCAGCTTGAAGAAAAAGTTTTAATCGTCGAATTAAATGAAGCTATTTTAGAAAAAAGTGCCCATCAGGATACCAGGCTGTCCGATGGTGACCGAATTGAAATTGTACATTTTGTAGGAGGCGGATGA
- a CDS encoding MoeB/ThiF family adenylyltransferase produces the protein MTSRYSRQELFAPIGKEGQERLRSKHVLMIGAGALGAANAELLTRAGIGKLTIADRDYVEWSNLQRQQLYCEEDALDRMPKAVASARRLRAINSDVEIIPHVVDVGVQELEQLTDGVDLIIDATDNFDIRLLINDISQKYKIPWIYGGCVGSYGLSFTILPGTTPCLNCLLETIPLGGATCDTAGVIQPAIQMVVAHQSAEALKILTGDFDSLRNKLVSFDVWNNQYRTINVSSLKKASCPSCGEDQTYPFLSYDNQTKAAVLCGRDTVQIRPGANQVRNLDHLERTLAAQGIKTQRNPFLLSFPVDSARLVVFKDGRVFVHGIKDISEAKTLYHRFLG, from the coding sequence TTGACCAGCAGGTACTCCCGCCAGGAATTATTTGCGCCAATCGGCAAAGAAGGCCAGGAAAGACTTCGGAGCAAGCATGTCTTAATGATCGGCGCAGGCGCTCTAGGCGCGGCAAACGCCGAACTCCTCACCAGGGCAGGAATTGGCAAACTGACAATTGCCGACAGGGATTATGTGGAATGGAGCAACCTTCAACGGCAGCAGCTTTATTGTGAAGAAGATGCACTGGATAGAATGCCAAAAGCAGTGGCATCAGCCAGAAGGCTAAGGGCCATTAATTCGGATGTTGAAATCATCCCCCATGTAGTGGATGTCGGCGTCCAGGAGCTGGAACAATTGACCGATGGTGTGGATTTAATCATCGATGCGACGGATAACTTTGATATCCGCCTGTTGATCAATGATATATCGCAAAAGTATAAGATTCCCTGGATTTATGGAGGCTGTGTCGGGAGCTATGGCTTGAGCTTCACGATTCTGCCCGGGACGACCCCATGCCTCAACTGTTTATTGGAGACAATTCCATTGGGAGGAGCCACCTGTGATACAGCCGGTGTGATCCAGCCTGCCATTCAGATGGTTGTCGCGCACCAATCAGCGGAAGCGCTCAAAATCCTGACAGGTGACTTCGATTCTCTGCGAAATAAACTTGTCTCATTCGATGTATGGAACAATCAGTATCGAACAATCAACGTCTCTTCCCTGAAAAAGGCATCCTGCCCTTCGTGCGGGGAAGACCAAACATACCCGTTCCTCTCTTATGACAACCAGACAAAGGCTGCCGTCCTCTGCGGAAGGGACACGGTCCAAATCAGGCCAGGGGCCAATCAGGTAAGGAATCTCGACCATTTGGAGAGGACGCTGGCCGCACAAGGAATCAAGACGCAGCGCAATCCGTTTCTGCTGTCTTTTCCAGTCGATTCAGCGAGATTGGTTGTTTTCAAGGATGGAAGGGTGTTCGTCCATGGAATCAAAGACATTTCCGAAGCAAAAACACTTTACCATCGTTTCCTAGGCTAA
- a CDS encoding energy-coupling factor transporter transmembrane component T family protein, which translates to MHIQFDNKVTWLHKINPSVKLLGVACLFFAVLFIHNLNVMILFTLGPALLFLFFTGHPFKRILLFSIPFLLIFLSTSSSMILFGKGELTLFKWGLIHITQESLFRGIHLGFRALVYAMLGLTFALTTSPVLLFYSLMQQLKLNPKYAYSFMAGIRLIPIMIEEVATIRYARTVRGIQNTYTVGGILSSIKGYSIPLLSQSIRRAYRIAVAMESKRFTQSRKRTYYYEIGFSRYDLLFIAYFAIILSLVFYISGHYPLFPAVDVRSL; encoded by the coding sequence ATGCATATTCAATTTGACAATAAAGTGACCTGGCTTCATAAAATCAACCCCAGCGTGAAACTATTGGGAGTCGCATGCCTGTTTTTTGCTGTCCTGTTCATCCATAACCTGAACGTGATGATCCTCTTCACTTTGGGACCTGCACTATTGTTTCTCTTTTTTACAGGTCATCCTTTTAAGCGGATTCTGCTTTTCTCTATTCCATTTCTGCTGATTTTCCTATCGACTTCTTCGTCGATGATCTTGTTCGGGAAGGGAGAATTGACCCTATTTAAATGGGGCTTGATCCATATCACACAGGAAAGTCTTTTTAGGGGAATACACCTGGGTTTCAGGGCACTCGTCTATGCGATGCTTGGACTCACCTTCGCGCTGACGACCAGTCCGGTCCTGCTGTTCTACTCCTTGATGCAGCAGCTGAAGCTGAACCCAAAATATGCATACAGCTTCATGGCAGGCATCCGGTTGATCCCAATCATGATTGAAGAGGTAGCCACCATCAGATATGCAAGGACGGTCAGAGGAATCCAGAATACCTATACGGTTGGAGGAATTTTATCATCCATCAAAGGCTATTCCATTCCCCTGCTTTCCCAAAGCATACGCCGCGCATACAGAATCGCGGTGGCAATGGAATCAAAACGGTTCACACAAAGCAGAAAGCGCACCTATTACTATGAAATAGGCTTTTCCAGGTACGACCTGCTTTTCATAGCTTACTTCGCCATAATTCTGTCGCTTGTCTTTTACATTTCCGGACATTATCCGCTTTTCCCTGCAGTCGATGTCCGGTCATTATGA
- the rapZ gene encoding RNase adapter RapZ: protein MSTGSSTDTQLVIITGMSGAGKTVAIQSFEDLGFFCVDNLPPTLLPKFLELMKESGTKMNKVALVMDLRGREFFDSLFKALDDLAETSWVTPQVLFLDAEDSTLVRRYKETRRSHPLAPSGLPLEGIQLERELLEELKGRAQLIYKTTGMKPKDLREKILEEFSVNKKTIFTVNVMSFGFKHGIPIDADLVFDVRFLPNPHYIEHMRPKTGLDEDVSTYVLKWNETSKFLEKVTDLLSFMLPHYKREGKAQLIIAIGCTGGQHRSVALAEHIAKFFEKDYHTRVTHRDIDKRQGLLK from the coding sequence ATGAGTACCGGTTCAAGCACTGATACCCAGCTCGTCATTATAACAGGTATGTCTGGCGCAGGTAAGACCGTCGCGATCCAGAGTTTTGAAGACCTAGGATTCTTCTGCGTCGACAATCTGCCGCCGACATTGCTCCCGAAATTCCTGGAGTTAATGAAGGAATCTGGCACAAAAATGAACAAAGTGGCGCTTGTCATGGATTTGCGAGGACGTGAATTTTTTGACTCTTTATTCAAAGCGCTTGATGATTTGGCGGAAACTTCATGGGTGACACCGCAAGTATTGTTCCTTGATGCGGAGGATTCCACACTAGTACGCCGCTATAAAGAAACAAGGCGTTCACATCCGTTAGCTCCATCAGGACTGCCGCTTGAAGGCATCCAGCTTGAGCGCGAGCTTTTGGAAGAGCTGAAGGGAAGGGCGCAGCTTATTTATAAAACAACGGGCATGAAGCCGAAGGATCTCCGCGAAAAAATTCTTGAAGAGTTTTCCGTGAATAAAAAGACAATTTTCACCGTGAATGTCATGTCTTTTGGTTTCAAGCACGGAATACCGATTGATGCCGACCTGGTTTTTGACGTCCGCTTTTTGCCGAATCCGCATTATATAGAGCATATGCGTCCGAAAACTGGTCTTGATGAAGACGTGTCGACATATGTTTTAAAATGGAATGAGACGTCCAAGTTCCTGGAAAAAGTGACGGATCTGCTTAGTTTCATGCTTCCACACTATAAGCGGGAAGGAAAGGCGCAACTAATCATCGCCATTGGCTGCACAGGCGGACAGCATCGTTCCGTTGCATTGGCTGAACATATCGCCAAGTTTTTCGAAAAAGACTATCATACCCGTGTGACTCACCGTGATATCGATAAAAGGCAGGGACTTCTAAAATGA
- the tenA gene encoding thiaminase II gives MSTFTQLIRQEAREIWEANLDHPFVQGIAKGTLPLENFRYYVLQDSYYLSHFARIQAIAASRAEELSTTAKMAAHAQGTYQAELGLHEQFIGQLGVTKEELENFRPAPTAYAYTSHLYRVAASGSLGEIIAAILPCYWIYYEIGEQLKHASPATPIYQEWIAAYGSDWFSELVNEQLTLLDAIAESASDKERERMKQHFIYSSHYELRFWEMAWTLEGWSVNNEKTIVQ, from the coding sequence ATGTCTACTTTTACACAGTTGATCCGTCAAGAAGCAAGGGAAATTTGGGAAGCAAACTTGGACCATCCATTCGTGCAAGGAATCGCAAAGGGAACTTTACCGCTTGAAAACTTCCGTTATTATGTCTTGCAGGATTCTTATTACCTTTCACATTTTGCGCGCATCCAGGCCATTGCCGCCTCAAGAGCCGAGGAATTATCAACTACAGCAAAAATGGCGGCCCATGCGCAGGGTACATACCAGGCTGAGCTTGGCTTGCATGAACAATTCATAGGTCAGCTCGGTGTCACTAAGGAAGAACTTGAAAACTTCAGACCAGCGCCTACAGCCTATGCGTATACCTCCCATCTTTACCGTGTAGCTGCTTCCGGCAGCCTTGGGGAAATCATTGCCGCCATCCTTCCCTGCTACTGGATTTATTACGAAATTGGAGAACAGCTGAAGCATGCATCGCCTGCAACTCCTATTTACCAGGAATGGATCGCTGCGTATGGAAGCGATTGGTTCAGCGAGCTTGTAAACGAGCAGCTCACCCTCCTTGATGCCATTGCCGAAAGTGCTTCCGATAAAGAAAGAGAAAGAATGAAGCAGCATTTTATCTACAGCAGCCATTACGAGCTTAGGTTCTGGGAAATGGCCTGGACACTTGAAGGCTGGTCGGTAAACAACGAAAAAACAATCGTCCAGTAA
- a CDS encoding ECF transporter S component → MSKGLKLTDILVTVVISIAFGIIYKIWGPLYYALKPLGLHLDQFIYGMWFIAAIVAFLVIRKPGVALLAEVAASSGEFLMGSEFGLEVLIYGFVQGLFAELVLMAFGYKRSGVIVVSLASIAACAGSLMMDFYKGYIEDLAAWNLALLIAMRTAGSILFSGLLALGIAKALERTGVANILRPASQDDFDSLNQ, encoded by the coding sequence ATGTCAAAAGGATTAAAACTGACAGATATTTTAGTTACTGTCGTGATTTCAATTGCGTTCGGGATTATCTATAAAATTTGGGGGCCACTGTACTACGCGCTCAAGCCGCTAGGGCTCCATCTAGATCAATTCATCTATGGAATGTGGTTCATCGCTGCAATAGTCGCTTTTCTGGTTATCCGAAAACCTGGCGTTGCTCTTCTTGCCGAGGTAGCCGCTTCATCCGGGGAATTCCTGATGGGTTCTGAATTTGGACTTGAGGTATTGATCTACGGCTTTGTCCAGGGATTGTTTGCGGAGTTGGTTTTGATGGCTTTTGGCTATAAACGTTCTGGAGTGATTGTTGTCAGCCTTGCCAGTATTGCAGCATGCGCAGGCTCATTGATGATGGACTTTTACAAAGGGTATATCGAAGACCTGGCCGCGTGGAACCTCGCATTATTAATTGCCATGAGGACTGCAGGGTCCATTCTGTTCTCCGGCCTGCTGGCACTGGGGATTGCAAAAGCGCTGGAGCGGACAGGAGTTGCAAATATCCTTAGACCAGCTTCTCAAGATGACTTCGATTCATTGAACCAATAA
- a CDS encoding ABC transporter ATP-binding protein encodes MPIISSFKKLRLKFPGTKDLLFKDLSISFEKGEKVLLLGPSGCGKSTLLQALSGLIPNSVDVPIKFESSIHPESWGFVFQDPDTQFCMPYADEEIAFVLENMNVPRKQMPKRIDELLSLVGLDLKDHHSRINTFSGGMKQRLAIASVLALDPEVLFFDEPTAMLDPEGTKMIWETVKTISTDKTVIIVEHKIEHVIDFIDRIIVFDAAGTIIADGNPESVFISCRNEFLKNGIWFPGVWDQYRAPSSISSKPDFQLKKEVFLKNFISFRHKETKIKIKHAEAKSGDWIAVAGKNGAGKSTLLLSLIQLLKTDGTYQVNGRNIRRNKDISSEAGFVFQNPELQFVANTVFEELALTFRQKHDEQETIEKKVTELLMLFNLSDQKILHPYQLSMGQKRRLSVATALAQNPAILLLDEPTFGQDSKNTFALLELLESYRKSGHIIIMATHDKHIIEHFATKVWDVIDGEVMVNNKKIEEEMAISAEASHAYSI; translated from the coding sequence ATGCCAATAATATCTTCATTTAAGAAGCTGAGATTGAAGTTTCCTGGCACGAAAGACCTTCTCTTCAAGGACCTATCCATATCATTTGAAAAAGGAGAAAAAGTGCTCCTGCTTGGTCCTTCAGGATGTGGCAAGTCGACTCTGTTACAGGCACTTTCGGGGCTGATCCCAAATTCCGTTGATGTGCCGATTAAATTCGAAAGCAGTATTCATCCTGAATCCTGGGGGTTTGTCTTCCAGGATCCAGACACCCAGTTTTGTATGCCATATGCGGATGAGGAAATTGCTTTTGTATTGGAAAACATGAATGTTCCCAGAAAACAAATGCCCAAAAGGATTGACGAACTTTTGTCGCTTGTAGGTCTTGATCTTAAGGACCACCATTCCAGGATCAATACCTTTTCCGGGGGTATGAAACAGCGGTTGGCCATTGCATCTGTTCTTGCCCTTGATCCAGAGGTCCTGTTCTTTGACGAGCCTACCGCGATGCTCGATCCAGAAGGGACAAAGATGATCTGGGAAACGGTAAAAACCATATCCACTGATAAGACAGTGATCATCGTAGAGCATAAGATTGAACACGTTATCGACTTTATTGACCGGATCATTGTGTTTGATGCAGCAGGAACCATTATTGCCGATGGCAACCCCGAGTCCGTTTTTATTTCCTGCAGAAATGAATTCCTTAAAAATGGAATCTGGTTCCCGGGAGTATGGGATCAGTACAGAGCACCTTCATCCATTTCAAGCAAGCCAGATTTCCAACTTAAGAAGGAAGTATTTTTAAAAAACTTTATAAGTTTCCGGCATAAAGAAACCAAAATCAAGATCAAGCATGCTGAAGCGAAGTCTGGCGACTGGATTGCGGTAGCTGGCAAAAACGGAGCCGGCAAAAGTACATTGCTTTTGTCGCTCATCCAACTGCTGAAAACGGACGGGACCTATCAAGTAAACGGACGGAATATTCGGCGGAATAAGGACATTTCGAGCGAGGCTGGTTTTGTTTTTCAAAATCCTGAACTTCAATTCGTTGCGAATACAGTTTTTGAGGAGCTCGCGTTAACTTTCCGGCAAAAACATGATGAACAAGAAACCATTGAGAAAAAGGTTACCGAGCTGTTGATGCTGTTCAATCTCTCAGACCAAAAAATTCTTCATCCGTACCAGTTATCGATGGGTCAAAAGCGCCGCCTTAGCGTTGCGACAGCTCTTGCCCAGAATCCTGCCATCCTTCTTCTTGATGAACCGACTTTTGGCCAGGATTCAAAAAATACATTTGCCCTGCTTGAACTTTTAGAAAGTTACCGAAAAAGCGGGCACATCATTATCATGGCCACCCATGATAAGCACATAATCGAGCACTTTGCCACAAAGGTATGGGATGTCATTGACGGTGAAGTGATGGTTAATAACAAAAAGATAGAAGAAGAAATGGCAATTTCAGCGGAGGCCAGCCATGCATATTCAATTTGA